In the genome of Hydrogenophaga sp. PBL-H3, the window GCCGCCAGCGGCTGGTTGAGCTCGTGGCTGAGCAGCGAGGCCATCTCGCCGACCGTGGCCAGGCGCGCGGTGGCCTGCAGGCGTTCTTGCGACGTGCGGTTGAGGTCTTCCACACGGCGCTGCTCGGTGAGGTCGAGGATGGCGCTCATGAAACCTGTCTGCTTGCCCTGGGCATCGATCAGCGGGGCTTCGATGATGAGCACCGGAAAACGCTTGCCGTCAGAGCGCTGGAACACCGATTCGTAGCCCTCGCGTGGCAGCGTCTGCCCGGCCAGGCGAACCAGCTGGCGCTGTTGGTATTCGTCCACCAGTTCGGGCGGCCACCAGGGCGCCGGCAGTCCTGTGCCGACCAATTGCTCGGCGCTCAGCCCCACCATGTCGCAGAACGCCGGATTCACATAGGTGATGCGTCCGGTCATGTCGCGCGCGCGCAGGCCGGTCACCAGCGAATCCTCCATGGCCTTGCGAAACGCCAGCGCATCGCCCACCTCCAGCTCGGCGCGCTGGCGCAGCCGGGTGTCGCGCGCGAGCAGGGCCAGCACGGCCAGCAGGGCCAGCGACAGCGCGCTCACCACTGCGGTGAGCACGTTGGGGAACAGGCCACCCACCAGGCGCGGGCTCTGCAACTGCAGGATCAGCGTGTGCCCCGGGAGTTCAAGCACGGCGTTGGCGCTCAGGGTCCGGCGGGTGCCGGGCACCATGCGGTGCAGCGCCAGCCGCGTGCCGTCGGCGTCGTTGAACGACAGGCCTCGGCTGCGCAGCTCGTCCCGCTTGGTGAACTCGGACAACATGCCGGGCAACGAGTAGGTGGCCACCAGGAAGCCGTTGGGCACGCCCGAGCGCACCACCGGAAGGCACATCTCCATGAGTTCCATGCCCAGACCATCGCGCATGGGCCAGAAGTAGCTGGACGAATACGCCGGGCCCGACAGGCGCTGCGCGTTGTCGCAGGCCAGCTTCACGTCGGCCACGGCGCGCGTGCGATCCAGGTACCCGAAGAGGTCGCTCAGGTAAGGCGTGTCGCGGTGGCTGACGATCTGTTGCGCGTTGTCGCGCCACTCCAGGCGCATCAGCTCGCGGTGTTGCGTGAGCAGTTCGGCGGCGGGCGCATTCCAGCTGTCGGCGGTGGGCGCCACGCTGTTGAGGGATTGCAGGGTCTGCACATTGCGCAAGAGTGAGTTGCGGATGTCGCTGGCCACCGCCGCAGCTTCCTGCTCCAGCGCTTGCTGGTCGCGCCCTTCCTCGTACTCACGGGCCAGGAACACCAGCACCACCAACAGCACCAGCACCAGCAGCACGAGAGCAGCCCACAGACTCCAGCGGCGCGAGCCAGGGTCGCTGTGTTCGTGCGGCGCGCCCTCGAAGCTCATGCGCTTCAGAGACGCCGGTGCTGCAGCGAGGGCAGCTGCTCGCGCACGCTGCGCAATTGCTCGAAGTCCAGCTCGGCCATCACCACGCCCGGGCCTTCGGCCTGCATGGCCATGACATTGCCCCACGGATCGATGACCATGGAGTGGCCCCAGGTGCGTCGGCCGTTTTCGTGCAGGCCACCCTGTGCGCTGGCGATCACGAAGGCCTGGTTCTCGATCGCGCGGGCGCGCAACAGCACCTCCCAGTGGGCCTGCCCGGTGGTGTGGGTGAAGGCCGATGGCACCAGCAGCACATCGGCCGCCAGCATGCGGTAGAGCTCGCCAAAGCGCAGGTCGTAGCACACGCTCTGGCCCACGCGCCAGTGCTGCCCGCTGGCGTCGCGGCAGTCGAACACGGTGGGGGTCTCACCGGCGCGCAGCACGTTGGCCTCGTCGTAGTGTTCGCGCCCGTTGTCATAGCGAAACAGGTGGATCTTGTCGTACCGGCTGGCGCATTCGCCGCGCGGGTTGTAGACCAGCGAAGCGTTGGCCGCGTGCGTGGGGTCGTCGGTGGCCATGGGCAGCGTGCCGCCCACGATCCACATCTTCAGATCGTGCGCGCAGTCCGACAGGAAGTCCTGCACCTTGCCCAGCCCGGGCGTCTCGGCCAGCACCAGCTTGTCTTCGTCGCTGGCGCCCATGAAACAGAAATACTC includes:
- a CDS encoding two-component system sensor histidine kinase NtrB, whose translation is MSFEGAPHEHSDPGSRRWSLWAALVLLVLVLLVVLVFLAREYEEGRDQQALEQEAAAVASDIRNSLLRNVQTLQSLNSVAPTADSWNAPAAELLTQHRELMRLEWRDNAQQIVSHRDTPYLSDLFGYLDRTRAVADVKLACDNAQRLSGPAYSSSYFWPMRDGLGMELMEMCLPVVRSGVPNGFLVATYSLPGMLSEFTKRDELRSRGLSFNDADGTRLALHRMVPGTRRTLSANAVLELPGHTLILQLQSPRLVGGLFPNVLTAVVSALSLALLAVLALLARDTRLRQRAELEVGDALAFRKAMEDSLVTGLRARDMTGRITYVNPAFCDMVGLSAEQLVGTGLPAPWWPPELVDEYQQRQLVRLAGQTLPREGYESVFQRSDGKRFPVLIIEAPLIDAQGKQTGFMSAILDLTEQRRVEDLNRTSQERLQATARLATVGEMASLLSHELNQPLAAISSYASGAINLLDQPAGALPQADLSQAMRRISEQAERAGRVIKSVTDFVRRREQVREAVSPRTLIDAIQPLLVLQAKKQGIQLQIDIAPACPPVLCDRTMVEQVLLNLARNGMQAMPTGDPALSTGLRLLKINVFRTRLHSGGEQQKAWVTFEVSDHGLGLSSEVQEKLFTPFFTTRAEGMGLGLSLCRTVIEQHGGALTYETNQPRGTVFRFTLPKSD
- a CDS encoding carbon-nitrogen hydrolase family protein gives rise to the protein MKVAAIQMVSGISLDANLSDALLLLRRAAAAGAELAVLPEYFCFMGASDEDKLVLAETPGLGKVQDFLSDCAHDLKMWIVGGTLPMATDDPTHAANASLVYNPRGECASRYDKIHLFRYDNGREHYDEANVLRAGETPTVFDCRDASGQHWRVGQSVCYDLRFGELYRMLAADVLLVPSAFTHTTGQAHWEVLLRARAIENQAFVIASAQGGLHENGRRTWGHSMVIDPWGNVMAMQAEGPGVVMAELDFEQLRSVREQLPSLQHRRL